Proteins from a genomic interval of Arvicola amphibius chromosome 10, mArvAmp1.2, whole genome shotgun sequence:
- the LOC119825031 gene encoding keratin-associated protein 13-1-like: protein MAYSCCSGNFSSRSFRRCLPSSGSSCRSSYPSNLVYTTTSCSPSPCQVESSLNTGCQETCIEPTSCQRSCVVSRPCQTACYYPRSSTPCSPCRGSYAGSLGFGSSSCRSLGYGSRSCYPGGCGCSSFRSLNGRIYGFPSLSYGSRFCYPLYLPSTAFQPYCYTSACGSRPFGCSC, encoded by the coding sequence ATGGCCTACAGCTGCTGCTCTGGAAACTTCTCCTCCCGCTCCTTTAGGCGCTGCCTGCCCTCTTCAGGTTCCTCCTGCAGATCTTCCTACCCCAGCAACCTGGTCTACACCACGACCAGTTGCTCTCCCAGCCCCTGCCAGGTGGAATCCTCTCTGAACACTGGCTGTCAGGAGACCTGCATTGAACCCACCAGCTGCCAGAGGTCCTGCGTGGTGTCCAGGCCCTGCCAGACAGCCTGCTACTACCCGAGGAGCTCCACACCTTGCAGTCCCTGCCGAGGATCATATGCTGGATCCCTGGGCTTTGGATCCAGCAGCTGCCGTTCCCTGGGCTATGGATCTAGAAGCTGCTACCCAGGGGGCTGTGGATGCAGTAGCTTCAGATCCCTGAATGGCCGAATCTATGGCTTCCCTTCCCTGAGTTATGGGTCCAGATTCTGCTACCCACTGTACTTGCCTTCTACTGCATTTCAACCTTACTGTTACACCTCAGCCTGTGGATCTCGCCCTTTTGGATGCAGCTGTTAA
- the LOC119825669 gene encoding keratin-associated protein 13-2-like — protein MTYSCCSGNFSSRSCRHCLPSSGSSCRSSYPSNLVYTTTSCSPTPCQVESSLNTGCQEPCIEPTSCQRSCVVSRPCQVESTLNTGCQETCIEPTSCQRSCVVFRPCQTACYYPRSSTPCSPRQGSYAGSLSFATSSCRSLGYGSRSCYSGGYRSSGLRSLNCGIYGFPFLCYGSGFYYPEYLASATFQPSCYRSIYGISF, from the coding sequence ATGACCTACAGCTGCTGTTCTGGAAACTTCTCCTCCCGCTCCTGTAGGCACTGCCTGCCCTCTTCAGGTTCCTCCTGCAGATCTTCCTACCCCAGCAACCTGGTCTACACCACTACCAGTTGCTCTCCCACCCCCTGCCAGGTGGAATCCTCTCTGAACACCGGCTGTCAGGAGCCCTGCATTGAGCCCACCAGCTGCCAGAGGTCCTGCGTGGTGTCCAGACCCTGCCAGGTAGAATCCACTCTGAACACCGGCTGTCAGGAGACCTGCATTGAGCCCACCAGCTGCCAGAGGTCCTGTGTGGTGTTCAGACCCTGCCAGACAGCCTGTTACTACCCGAGGAGCTCCACACCCTGCAGTCCCCGCCAGGGATCATATGCTGGGTCTCTGAGCTTTGCAACCAGCAGCTGCCGTTCCCTGGGCTATGGATCAAGAAGCTGCTACTCAGGGGGATATAGATCCAGTGGCTTGAGATCTCTGAATTGTGGAATCTATGGCTTCCCTTTCCTGTGTTATGGGTCTGGATTCTACTACCCAGAATACTTGGCTTCTGCAACATTCCAACCTTCTTGTTATAGATCAATCTATGGCATTTCCTTCTAG
- the LOC119825647 gene encoding keratin-associated protein 13-1-like: MAYSCCSGNFSSQFFRHCLPSSGSSCGSSYPSNLVYTTTRCSPSPCQVESSLTTGCQETCIEPTSCQRSCMVSRPCQVESSLNTGCQETCIEPTSCQRSCLVSRPFQTACDYQRRSTPCSPSWGTYAGSLGFGSSSCRSLSYGSRSCYSGACGPSSFRSLNCGVTGFPSLSFGYRYCYPRYSVPLSCQPCYRPICGSGLYGISC; the protein is encoded by the coding sequence ATGGCCTACAGCTGCTGTTCGGGAAACTTCTCCTCCCAATTCTTTAGGCACTGCCTACCCTCTTCAGGTTCCTCCTGTGGCTCTTCCTACCCCAGCAACCTGGTCTACACCACTACCAGGTGCTCTCCCAGCCCCTGCCAGGTGGAATCCTCTCTGACCACTGGCTGTCAGGAGACCTGCATTGAGCCCACCAGCTGCCAGAGGTCCTGCATGGTGTCCAGACCCTGCCAGGTGGAGTCCTCTCTGAACACCGGCTGTCAGGAGACCTGCATTGAACCCACCAGCTGCCAGAGGTCCTGCCTGGTCTCCAGGCCCTTCCAGACAGCCTGTGACTACCAGAGGAGATCCACACCTTGCAGTCCCAGCTGGGGAACATATGCTGGTTCTCTGGGCTTTGGATCCAGTAGCTGCCGTTCCCTGAGCTATGGATCTAGAAGCTGCTACTCAGGGGCCTGTGGACCCAGTAGCTTCAGATCTCTGAACTGTGGAGTTACTGGATTCCCTTCCTTGAGTTTTGGATATAGATATTGCTATCCGCGCTACTCGGTGCCTCTTTCCTGTCAACCTTGTTACAGACCAATCTGTGGATCAGGCCTCTATGGAATCAGCTGCTAA
- the LOC119825615 gene encoding keratin-associated protein 13-2-like: MAYSCCSGNFSSRSFRRCLPSSGSSCGSSYPSNLVYTTTSCSPSPCQVESSLNTGCQETCIEPTSCQTSYVVSRPSQTPCYYPRSSTPCSPCRGTYAESLSFGSSSCRSLGYGSRSCYSGSCGSNGFRPLNCRSYGFPSLCYGSRFYYPAYLASTTFQPSCYRSIYGITF; the protein is encoded by the coding sequence ATGGCCTACAGCTGCTGTTCTGGAAACTTCTCCTCCCGCTCATTTAGGCGCTGCCTGCCCTCTTCAGGTTCCTCCTGTGGCTCTTCCTACCCCAGCAACCTGGTCTACACCACTACCAGTTGCTCTCCCAGCCCCTGCCAGGTGGAATCCTCTCTGAACACTGGCTGTCAGGAGACCTGCATTGAGCCCACCAGCTGCCAGACGTCCTACGTGGTGTCCAGGCCCAGCCAGACACCCTGCTACTACCCGAGGAGCTCCACACCTTGTAGTCCCTGCCGGGGAACATATGCTGAGTCTCTGAGCTTTGGATCCAGCAGCTGCCGTTCCCTGGGCTATGGATCTAGAAGCTGCTACTCAGGGAGTTGTGGATCCAATGGCTTCAGACCTCTGAATTGTAGAAGCTATGGATTCCCTTCTCTGTGTTATGGGTCTAGATTCTACTACCCAGCATACTTGGCTTCTACAACATTCCAACCTTCTTGTTATAGATCAATCTATGGCATTACCTTCTAG